The DNA window GCTTGGCCTCCTCACCGGAAGCCATCTACCAATCGCTCAGGCGTCGCCGCGAACGGCTTGAGAGCCGCCTCCGAGAATTGGAATTGCTGCAGCGTGGGGCGCAACTCACTACGGCGATTGCTCCTGTCGGGCCTGTGCTGGACGAGGAAGATGTGCAAGATCTGGAAGATGCGCCGGATAACGAGGTGGAAGATGCTGAAGAGCAAATTCTCGATCAGGCGACTGCCGCTCGAACGATCGCAGAACTCAAAGCTGAGATCGGTACGCTCACGAAGTTAGAAGAGCTTGCATTGGCGGTTCGCAAGAGTGGCGCCGATACGAAATGGCGAGAGCTCGCAAGCTTATTCGGCGAAATATTTACCCCTGCGGCCCTGGCCGAGCACATCGCGGAAACCACACCGCCTTATGGAAAGGGTGGGATTGCCAAGCCCAGCGCCTCTGCCCGTCAGAAGTTGGTCGTCTTTACCGAACACAGGGATACCCTCAACTATCTCGCAAATCGTATCGGAACACTCCTCGGTCGAAAAGAAGCCCTCGTCATCATTCATGGAGGAATGGGGCGAGAAGAGCGGATGAAAGCGCAGGAGTCATTCAAGCACGATCCGGAAGTCCAAGTGCTCCTGGCCACGGATGCAGCGGGAGAGGGCATCAACCTCCAGCGCGCCCATCTGATGGTGAACTATGACCTGCCGTGGAATCCTAATCGGATCGAGCAACGCTTCGGGCGCATCCACCGCATCGGCCAGACGGAAGTCTGCCACCTGTGGAATCTGGTGGCAGAAGAAACCCGAGAGGGCGACGTCTACCGAAGGCTCTTGGAGAAACTGGAAGAAGCCAGAAACGCCCTGGGGGGACAAGTCTTTGACGTGCTCGGGAAGTTGCAGTTTGATGGGAAGCCGCTCCGTGAACTCTTGATCGAAGCGATTCGGTACGGCGAACGGCCCGATGTTCAGGCGCGCCTCACTCGCGTGGTAGCCGATGCCTTCGATCGGTCGAAGCTGCAAGATCTACTGGAAGAACGCGCGTTGGCGCACGACGCGATGGATGCGAGCCGGGTCTACCGCATTCGGGAAGAAATGGAGCGCGCGGAGGCACGTCGGCTTCAACCCCACTACATCGAGTCCTTCTTCCTCGAAGCCTTTCAGCGACTCGGAGGGTCACCCAAGCAGCGAGAGGCGCGTCGGTACGAAATTACCCATGTGCCTGCCCCTATCCGAAATCGGGATCGGCTCATTGGAATCGGCGAACCGGTCCTTCCTCGTTACGAGCGGATCGCGTTTGAAAAAACGCTCGTCGCTCCGGCCAGCCAGCCCTTAGCGGCGTTCGTGTGCCCAGGGCATCCGTTGTTGGATGCGACCATCGACCTCACGTTGGAGCGCAATCGAGACCTCCTCAAACGCGGCACGATTCTCGTGGACGAACGAGATACAGCAACCAAACCACGCATGCTGTTCTATTTGGAGCATGCCATTCAGGATGCCAGCCTGACGCGCTCTGGTGAACGGCGAGTGGTTTCGAAGCGCTTGCTGTACGTCGAGCTTGACGAGAGCGGCCAGGCCCGTCACCTGCACTATGCTCCGTACCTCGACTATCGCGCGATTACGTCCGATGAACCATCTGTAGATGCTATCCTGGCGAGACCGGAATGTGCATGGCTCACGCGGGAGCTGGAGCACATGGCTCAAGGCTATGCAGTGGCCAACGTGGTCCCTGAGCACCTCCAAGAGGTTCGTGAGCGGAAGCTGGATCTCATTGCGAAGACTGAAGCCGCAGTCAAAGAGCGACTGACAAAAGAGATTACCTACTGGGATCATCGCGCTGAGCAGCTGAAACTCCAGGAGCAGGCGGGCAAAGCAAATGCCAGACTCAATTCATCTGAGGCTCGCAAACGAGCGGATGGTCTTCAGGCTCGATTGGAAAAACGCCTTGAGGAGCTGAAACAAGAGCGGCAGCTCTCACCCTTACCCCCTGTGATCATCGGGGGAATGCTAGTGGTCCCCATGGGGCTTCTCGCAGCGATGGCCGGGCAATCCAAGCCGACAACGGCGGAGTCGACCGATACGCAAGCCGCTGCCGCGCGGGCACGTGCGGTGATTATGGAGATTGAACGCAGACTTGGTTTTGAGCCGGTGGATCGAGAACAGGACAAGTTGGGGTACGACATCGAGAGCCGGATACCTGGCACCGGCAAGCTGCGGTTTCTCGAGGTGAAAGGTCGAGTGACAGGGGCGGACACTATTACGGTCACCAAGAACGAGATTCTGTACTCACTCAATAAACCTGACGACTTCATTTTGGCCATTGTCGAATTTCTCGATCATAACTCGCACCAAGTGCATTACCTTCGCCAGCCGTTTCAGCGCGAGCCTGACTTTGGAGTGACGAGCGTGAATTATGAAATGGCCGAGCTGATTAAAAGAAGCGAGAAGCCGCGCTGAACACCACATAGCATGGAACAAATGGATTTAGAGGCAGCATTTGAAGGGAGTGCATCTCCCGCAATCTCCTGGAACGAAGAATCGGCACGCCGGGGGCTGGACGAGCTGTTCAGTCTTACTCGCCAATATAAATCCAGCAAGACATATCGAGGACTGCTGGACTTCATCGCTCGGTTCCGTTTCTATTCTCCGTTCAATGCGATGTTGATTCATGTCCAGATGGACGGCGCGAGATTCGTCGCGCCGCCACACCGTTGGTTGCAGCAGTATCGAAGGAGCATAAAGCCAGGCGGGCACCCACTAGTCATCCTGCAGCCGATGGGTCCAGTCCTGTTCGTGTTCGACGTGTCAGACACCATCCCTGAGGAGAATGCTCCACTGCTGCCACGGGAAGTCACAAACCCGTTCGAAGTCAGGGAAGGCAAGGTAAAGGTAGTAAATGAGCTTGAACTGACCATCAAGAATGCTTGCCGTGATGGAGTGGAAGTGAGCGAGAGAGTTGCAGGGTCTCAGAGTGCGGGCTTGATCAAGCCCGCCAACATGGGACGAAGCTTAGACTTCCAGATCAAAGAAAGGCCAGAGCCGGAGTTTGTGCAAATTCCACTGCGGTACGAACTCTTGTTGAACGCCAGTCACTCGGACGCAGCGAAGTACGCCACGCTCGTTCACGAACTAGGTCACCTTTATTGCGGCCATCTCGGAACGCCGGACGAAAGATGGTGGCCTGACCGGCGAGGGTTGCCCTATGACGTGGCGGAGTTTGAAGCTGAATCCATCTGCTATCTGGTTTGCACTCGGCTCGGTATCGACAATCCCTCGGATGAATACTTGGCCTGCTTTATGAAGGCCAATAAGGAGACGCTACCAATCAGTCTCGAGTGTGTAATGAAAGCCGCAGGTCTGATTGAGCAGATGGGCCGACAACGGCTCAAGCCGAGAAAAGAAAAGCAAAAGGTTGAGGCTGGTAGATAGACAGTGAGTTATCTGGAACTGGACCTCGGCTATCGCGCTGGCGGTTGAACTGTGATTAAGAGTCTTCATGTTATTAGAGCGTCGGCGAAGCGGATCGAAAAGGCTGCTCAGAGGGTAGTGAGGTCTTATCAGGCCGGCGTCATCGAACATGAGCCTACATTTACCGATCGTCTCTTAGGCGGGATCGAAGAAGCGATGGATGAGTTTTCCGTCAAGGGTGTGAGATGGAGATCCAAAACATTGACGTATCAAGGACCGCATGCTCAAGAGACGAGATACGGTGCGGACTTTATCGGCGTGCTGGACGTCAATCTTCCAGAGTATTCTGTTGTGAAAGGATTTCTTGCGCAAGCCAAGCGAGTGGAGCGAGACCAGTTTATGAATCGCCGCGACTGGGAAGACCTGAAAGAGCAGTGCGAGAAAATGCTGGCGTTATCTCCGGACTCGTTCATCTTTGTGTATTCGAAGGAAGCTATCTCGGTGGTTCCAGCTGTATCTGTCGTGGGTGCCCATACAAGGAATCTACACGACCTGTCTGCTCGAAGCATAACCCGATTTTATGAAGAGCATTTCCAATGTTTCATTGGCGACCGACGAATCTCGGCTCCAAGTATTGAAACGTTGTATAAGCTTCAGGCGCAGTTCGAAAGTCGCAAGCTACTCTATTTAGAGGCACGAGGGGAATGAAGCAGCGTAAGAAACTCATCGAAGTCGCCCTGCCGCTGGAGGCGATCAATAAAGCCTCGGCGCGGGAGAAGTCGATTCGGCACGGGCATCCGAGCACGCTCCACTTATGGTGGGCGCGGCGGCCGTTGGCGGCGGCGCGGGCGGTGATCTTTGCACAGATGGTGGATGATCCGTCGTCGTTACCGGATCTGTTTCCGACTGAGAAGAAACAGGAGAAAGAGCGGCAGCGGTTGTTCAAGATCATTGAAGACCTCGTCCAATGGGAGAACACGACCAACGAGAAGGTACTCCAGGCCGCGCGTGATGAGATTTGGCAGAGCTGGCGACGGACCTGCGCCGAAAATGCGGATCATCCACGAGCAAAGGAATTGTTCAATCGCAACAAGTTGCCGGCCTTTCACGATCCATTCGCTGGAGGCGGCGCGTTGCCGTTAGAGGCTCAACGTCTCGGGCTTGAGGCCTATGCCAGCGACCTCAATCCCGTTGCGGTGCTCATCAACAAGGCGATGATCGAGATTCCGCCGAGGTTCGCAGGCAAGCCCCCAGTAAATCCGGAATCGCGGAAGGACAAGACCCTCTTCAAGAAGGAATGGCACGGCGGTGAAGGGTTGGCGGAAGATGTCCGTTACTACGGCAGATGGATGCGTGACGAAGCCGAAAAGCGCATCGGTCACCTGTACCCCAAAATTGAAGTCACCAAAGAGATGGTCAAGGACAGACCAGATCTGAAAGCGTATGTCGGCCAGAAGCTCACCGTGATTGCCTGGATCTGGGCACGCACCGTGAAAAGCCCGAACCCAGCGTTTGCGAATATTTATGTGCCTCTTGCCTCAACGTTCATGCTCTCAACCAAGGCGGGTAAAGAAGCATATGTTGAGCCAGTGATAGAGGGCCGTGGCTACCGGTTCACGGTGAAGGTCGGCAAACCCAAGGATGCGGAAGCTGCGAGGAACGGAACCAAACTTTCGCGCGGTGCCAACTTTCGCTGCCTGATGTCGGATTCGCCCATTGCTCCTGAGCATATTTATACAGAGGCGCAGTGCGGCCGCATGGGCGCTCGTCTCATGGCAATTGTGGCGGAGGGGGATCGCGGTCGCGTCTATCTCGCTCCGACACCGGAGCATGAGGCGGCAGTACTCAGAGCCAAGCCGGAGTGGAAGCCCGATGTTGCCATGCCAGGAAACCCACGTTGGTTCTCGCCGCCTCTCTATGGCCTGAAGACCTACGGTGACCTCTTCACTTCCCGCCAACTGGTGGCGCTCACGACATTCTCAGATCTGGTGGGTCAGGCGATGCAGCAGGTCCCCCGCTATGCACTTGCAGCAGGACTCCCTGACGACAAGAAGCCACTACGCGACGGCGGCACCGGCGTGGCTGCGTATGCTGAGGCGGTAGGGGTATACCTGGGTATTGCGTTGAGCAGGCTGACCGATATCTGCAATGCACTCTGCCGCTGGGAAGTTACCAAGACGCAAGTGCGAAACCTGTTCGGACGGCAGGCTATCCCGATGCTCTGGGATTTTGCTGAGAATAACGTGTTCGGCGAGGCGGCTGGCGATTACACTGTGAGTCTAGGAAACATGGCAAAGGCACTCGAGCAGATGCCGGCGCAAGGAGACGGTGGGTCGTATCAAGACGATGCTCAGACACAATCCATTAGCAGTTCTAAGCTCGTCTCCACCGACCCGCCGTATTACGACAACATTGGTTACGCTGACCTCTCCGACTTCTTCTACGTCTGGCTGCGACGGTCGTTGCGTCCTGTGTTTCCAGATCTCTTTGGAACCATGGCCGTACCAAAAGCCGAAGAACTTGTTGCGACGCCTTATCGACATGGCAGCAAGGAGAAGGCGGAAGCCTTCTTCCTCGATGGCATGACTAAGGCCATGCATCGGCTGGCTGAGCAGGCGCATCCGTCATGGCCAGTGACCATCTACTATGCGTTCAAACAATCGGAAAGCGATGGTGATGATGGCACGACGAACACCGGCTGGGACACATTCCTTGCTGCCGTCATTGAGGCTGGTTTCGCTATCAGCGGGACATGGCCTATGCGGACGGAGTTGAGCAATCGCATGATTGGCGCCGGCACCAACGCACTCGCTTCCAGCATCGTCCTCGTCTGCCGACCACGTGTGGTAGATGCACCGATGGCCACACGTCGCGAATTTGTCAGTGTTCTGAAGACAGAATTGCCTCAGGCGCTTGCCCACCTCCAACGGGGCAACATCGCGCCGGTAGATCTTGCCCAGGCCGCCATCGGCCCAGGTATGGCCGTCTACACTCGCTATGCCAAAGTGCTTGACGCCGAGGGCAAGCCGCTCAGCGTGCGCGAGGCGTTGGCGCTGATCAATCAGACCCTCGACGAGGCACTCGCCGAGCAAGAGGGCGACTTCGACCCCGATAGCCGTTGGGCCATCACGTGGTTTGAGCAGGTAGGATTTGAGGTCGGAGAGTATGGAATGGCGGAGCAGCTTTCGAAGAGCAAGAATACCAGTGTCCAGGGGTTAAAGGACGCCGGTATTCTTGACAAGAAGTCGCCGGGCGGGAAGGTTCGCCTTCTCCGGCCCAAGGAGTTACCCAAGGACTGGGACCCAGTAAAGGATACGCGGCTCACCGAGTGGGAAATGGTGCATCACCTGATTCGTGCTCTTGAAGAAGGCGGCGAAAGTGCGGCGGCGGAATTGGTCGCTAAGCTCGGAAGCAAGGCGGAGATCGCTCGTGAGCTTGCGTACCGACTTTATACTGTCTGCGAACGGAAGAAGCGCTCAGCCGAGGCGCTGTCCTACAATGCCCTCGTGCAAAGCTGGCCGGAGATCACCAGGCTGGCGCGAGGCGAAGAAAGTACCGTGCGAGAATCCCAGACTAGTATGTACGGGCAAGAGTAGCCCATGGCGATAATCAAGCGCATTGTCTGTCTCGCGAACTCTCGGAAACTGCATGGACGCTGTATAGCTGGGCGAGAACTTGTTGGTGGAAAACCAGTGGGTTGGATTCGTCCGGTCAGTGACCGGGAACGTGAAGAGGTATCGGAGTATGAACGGCAATACGAAGACGGGAGCGATCCCATCCTCCTGGACGTGATTGAGGTTCCTTTGGCTGAACCTCGGCCGAAAGGCTATCAACAGGAAAACTGGCTGCTCGATCCGGCTCAGTATTGGGTCAAGATGGGAAGATTTGCCTGGAATGACCTAACCCATCTGGCCGATACGAGAGGACCGCTCTGGCTGAATGTCCATCACACCTATAATGGATTGAACGATGAGATCCCGCTTGAGCAAGCACAAGCCATTCGGAGTTCTCTCAAGCTCATACATGTTGACGGTGTGGAGTTACATGTCTTTAGGACGGGTGGCGTGTTCGGGAATCCAAAGCGTCGGGTCCAGGCTCGATTTCAGTTTGCCGGGGATGACTACAGGCTTTGGGTCACAGACCCAGTCATCGAGCGAGACTACCTTGCGCAGGGAGATGGAGTGTATACCTTGAAGTACTGCTATCTGACTATTAGCCTTGGAGAACCCTATAATGGCAACTGCTACAAACTGGTCGCTGCGGTGATACAGAAAGGCTTCGGCACATCGTGATACCTCCAGTCTTCACCATCGGCCACTCAACGCATGATATCGACAGATTCATTGCGCTCTTGCATCGACACGAGATTGCCCTTGTGGCGGATGTGCGATCTGTGCCCTATAGCCGGATGCAGCCACAGTTCAATCGAGAGTCACTCATCAAGGCGTTGAAGAACTGGGGAATCGAGTATGTGTTTTTAGGCGCTGAGTTGGGGGCTCGAAGCAGTGACAAGGCATGTTACGAGAAGGGACAGGTGCAATATCATCGTCTTGCCCAGACCTCAGCGTTTCATCGGGGTATCGAACGGCTACAGACCGAAAGTGGAAGGCGGAGGGTTGCTCTGATGTGTGCTGAACGCGAACCGCTCGAGTGCCATCGAACGGTGCTGGTCAGCCGTGAGTTACAGGCGGCGGGCCTCCCCGTCATGCATATCCATGCCGATGGGCATCTTGAATCTCATGAGGAAGTCATCCACCGCCTCATGCGTCTCTTGAATATGCCCGAAGGAGATTTATTCCGAACGCAAGATGACTTGATGGAAGAGGCCTACAGGAAACAGGAGGCCCGAATTGCGTATGTGGACGAGTTTCTGGCACGGGAATCTGAGAAGGCCTCTCCATGAATCTCTTTACGATCGGTTTCACTAAGAAGAGCGCGGAGACGTTCTTTGAAACGTTGCGAAGAAGCGGGGCGAAGCGCGTCGTCGACGTGCGGCTCAATAACGTGTCGCAGTTGGCGGGATTTGCCAAGAAGCAGGATCTCATCTACTTCCTCAAGCATATTTGCGGAATGGAGTATGTCCACCTCCCGGATCTTGCTCCGACACAAGAGATGCTGGATGACTACAAGAAAAGTCACGGGACGTGGGACGCATATGCGCAGAGATTTCTCGCTCTCATGCAGCAGCGACGCATCGAGGAAAAGGTCTCCAAAGACACGCTGGTAGACGGTTGCCTTCTCTGCAGCGAAGAAAAGCCACATCATTGCCACCGCCGTCTTGTTGCCGAATATCTTCGGCAGCATTGGGGCGACATCGACATCAAGCATCTAGGATAAGTGAACAAGTTATGGCCATTACGAACCACGAACGTGTCGGTAAAGCGCTGGATCTGCTCAAAGATGGGCTGCAACCCTTCGTTGAGCGTGAGATGAAGGCACAGCATGCTCAACTGTGGTTTGAGCAGGTCAAGGCCTCGGTGCGAGAGACGCAACCGAATCTATTTGGGACGGAAGACAAACCCCGTTGGGACGTCGCTGCACTTCTGGCGGTGATGTGGAACCAATGGCAACTCGTCTTTCGCAACACGCTCGGGCAGGCTGAACGATCGATCGTGAGCGAGTTGCGTGAAGTACGCAACAAGTGGGCTCATCAGAACCCATTTTCAGGCGACGATGCCTACCGCGCACTTGATTCTGTGTCTCGATTGTTGACCGCCGTCACTGCACCTCAGGCCGATGACGTCGAGAAGATGAAAATGGAACTCTTACGAGTTCGGTTCGATGAGCAGGTGCGGACCGAAAAACGTAAGAGTGTTGGGACTGCCATCGAAAGCCAGGCCACAGGTGGGCTGACGCCGTGGCGTGAGGTCGTCAATCCGCACAAGGATGTCGCGAGCGGACGCTATCAACAGGCGGAATTCGCGGCCGATCTCTGGCAGGTGCATATCGGCGAAGGGTCAGATGAGTACCGGAAGCCCGTGGAGTTTTTCCGCCGGACTTATCTCACCGAGAGTTTGAAGAAACTGCTCGTCGGCGCGGCGCAACGACTGGCCGGTACCGGTGGCGACCCGGTGGTGCAGCTCCAGACGAATTTCGGCGGCGGGAAGACGCACTCGATGCTGGCGCTCTACCATCTGGTCTCGGGGACTCCGCCCAGCGAATTGTTGGGTGTCGATGCAGTCATTCAAGCGGCCGGTGTCGCGAAGTTGCCGGCCGTGAAGCGCGTCGTGTTGGTGGGGAATCGCATCTCGCCGGGTAATCCGGTCGTGAAATCCGATGGCACAGTGGTTCGAACGTTGTGGGGGGAACTTGCCTGGCAACTGGGGTTTGCAGCGGGCGGAGTGAAGGAAGCCAAGAAGGCGTACAAGCGGGTGCAGGCCGACGATGAGAAGGCAACTAGCCCTGGCGACGTGTTGCGAGAGCTGTTCAAAGACTACGGTCCCTGTCTGATTCTGATCGACGAGTGGGTGGCCTATGCTCGACAGCTTCACGACCAAAGCGATCTACCAGCGGGCGGCTTCGAGACACAATTCACGTTCGCTCAGGTCCTCACCGAATCCGCGAAGCTCGCGAAGAATTGCTTGCTGGTGATCAGTTTGCCTGCTTCCGATACCACGGCATCTCCACATACCCAGGTGGATGATGTGGAGGTGGGTGGGCAGCGTGGGCGCGAGGCGTTGAATCGGCTGCAAAATGTAGTTGGCCGAGTCGAGTCTTCCTGGCGGCCGGCAAGTGCGGAGGAGGGATTCGAAATTGTTCGCCGACGCCTCTTCGAACCGCTCGTCGAAAAGAGTCAGTATGTGACGCGTGATACGGTCGCGAAGGCCTTCTTCGATTTGTATGCCACCCAGGCAGCGGAGTTTCCGCCCGAGTGCCGAGAGTCGGATTACGAAAAGCGCCTCAAGGCCGCGTATCCCATCCATCCAGAGATCTTCGACCGGCTCTATACGGATTGGTCCACGTTGGTGAAGTTCCAGCGGACGCGCGGCGTGCTGCGTCTGATGGCTTCGGTGATCCATAGTCTCTGGGAAAAGGGGGACCGGAATCCCCTGATTCTGCCTTCCAATATTCCGATTGACGATCCGCGCGTTCAGTTCGAATTGACGCGCTATCTGTCCGACAACTGGGTGCCGGTGATCGAGAAGGATGTGGACGGCCCGAGTGCCTTGCCGCTTCGCCTGGATAGTGACGTGCCCAACCTGGGGAAGTATGCGGCTGGCCGCCGTGTGGCGCGGACGATTTATCTGGGGTCTGCCCCGACTGCCGCGGCGGCGAATCGCGGCATTGAAGATCGTCGCGTGAAGCTGGGTTGTGTGATGCCGGGCGAGTCACCCAACATCTTTGGCGATGCGTTGCGACGGTTGAGCAGCGCGGCGACCTATCTGTACCAGGATGGCGCCCGCTACTGGTATTCGACGCAGCCGACAGTCACGAAACTGGCCGAGGATCGGGCCGAGCAGCTCAAGCGCAATTCTGACAAGGTGACGCAGGAACTGGACCGGCGGCTTCGTGACGATCTTCGCAAGACCGGAGACTTCGGCCGTGTGCATCCCATGCCTGAGTCTGGCCAGGATGTGTCCGATGATCTCGACGCCAGGCTCGTGGTTTTGAGCGTCGATCATCCCTACAGCAAGCAGTCGGGAAACCCAGCCGAGGTGGCTGCCAAAGCCATCCTCGATTCGCGGGGGAATACTCCACGGCTCTTCCGCAACACCCTTGTTTTTCTTGCGGCTGACCAGGTTCGGCTTCAAGACTTGAATGAAGCCGTGCGGCGCTATCTCGCCTGGGACGCCATTCTCACAGAGAAAGTGTCGCTGAATCTTGACCCTCATCAGGTCAAACAGGCTGAAACTCAATTAGCCGCAGCCGATGGTGTCGTGTCGGCACGTATCCCAGAAACCTATCAATGGTTGCTGGTACCAGGGCAAGCCAACCCGCAAGCGCCTGTCGAATGGCAGATGATTCGCCTTGCCGGTTCCGACCCACTTGCCGTCCGAGCCAGCAAGAAGTTGGGGAAGGATGGGCTTCTGAATATCTATGGTCCGACCGTGCTGCGTCTTGAAATGGATCGAGTTCCTCTCTGGCGCGGGAAGAACCATGTTCCTGTCAGACAGTTGGTCGAAGATTTCGCCCGGTATCTCTACTTGCCTAGATTGCGAGGCCCTGAGGTGTTGCTGGAAGCGATTCGCAGTGGGCTCGGCCTTCTCTTGTGGCATCAAGAGTCATTTGCCTATGCCGATAGCTTCGATGATGCTGCCTCTCGCTATCGCGGTTTACGTTGCGGGCAACCAGTTCTGATCACGAGCACCGATCCGGGCCTGCTCGTTCGTCCCGAGGTGGCGGTACAGCAGCAGGAGGCTGAGGCTAAGACGGCTCCTGTCAAGACAGGACAGTCTGAAGCAGAAACCGGCGGTGGACCGAACACGGGAGAGACAGGAACCGTCAAAGGCGCTACTCCGACGCCCAAAGGTTCACGCGCGCCAAAACGCTTTCACGGGAGCGTTGGCCTTGATCAGACTCGTGTGGGGCGCGATGCTGGACGGATTGCCGACGAAGTGATCTCGCATCTGGTCGGCCTGATGGGCTCCAATGTGAAAGTGACATTAGACATTGAGGCTGAGATTCCGAACGGCGCGCCGGACAATGTCGTGCGTACGGTCACCGAGAACAGCCGAACGTTGAAGTTCACCAGCCAGGGATTTGAAGAAGAATAGCTGATAGGCTGCTCGAGTCGAAACTGCCCCCAATCATGAAGAACATCTTCTTGATCTATATTCCACCGGGCAATACTGAAGCCATTGTTCATTATGAAGAGACCATCCGGCAAAAAGTCATGGCGGAAAGTATCTATCGACATGTGGACGCAGGATTACGATCCCGGCTCTCACGTATTTTCGGACCACGCCCAATCGCCGTGTGGGGTTCACGAGATAGCAGTGCGAATCGAGCCAAGTTCGAACGGATGGTCCCGGGTGATGACATTCTGATCATCGAGGGAGCAACGATCAAACTTTTGGGCAAGGTTGCTGCGGTCACGGT is part of the Nitrospiraceae bacterium genome and encodes:
- a CDS encoding DUF499 domain-containing protein, producing MAITNHERVGKALDLLKDGLQPFVEREMKAQHAQLWFEQVKASVRETQPNLFGTEDKPRWDVAALLAVMWNQWQLVFRNTLGQAERSIVSELREVRNKWAHQNPFSGDDAYRALDSVSRLLTAVTAPQADDVEKMKMELLRVRFDEQVRTEKRKSVGTAIESQATGGLTPWREVVNPHKDVASGRYQQAEFAADLWQVHIGEGSDEYRKPVEFFRRTYLTESLKKLLVGAAQRLAGTGGDPVVQLQTNFGGGKTHSMLALYHLVSGTPPSELLGVDAVIQAAGVAKLPAVKRVVLVGNRISPGNPVVKSDGTVVRTLWGELAWQLGFAAGGVKEAKKAYKRVQADDEKATSPGDVLRELFKDYGPCLILIDEWVAYARQLHDQSDLPAGGFETQFTFAQVLTESAKLAKNCLLVISLPASDTTASPHTQVDDVEVGGQRGREALNRLQNVVGRVESSWRPASAEEGFEIVRRRLFEPLVEKSQYVTRDTVAKAFFDLYATQAAEFPPECRESDYEKRLKAAYPIHPEIFDRLYTDWSTLVKFQRTRGVLRLMASVIHSLWEKGDRNPLILPSNIPIDDPRVQFELTRYLSDNWVPVIEKDVDGPSALPLRLDSDVPNLGKYAAGRRVARTIYLGSAPTAAAANRGIEDRRVKLGCVMPGESPNIFGDALRRLSSAATYLYQDGARYWYSTQPTVTKLAEDRAEQLKRNSDKVTQELDRRLRDDLRKTGDFGRVHPMPESGQDVSDDLDARLVVLSVDHPYSKQSGNPAEVAAKAILDSRGNTPRLFRNTLVFLAADQVRLQDLNEAVRRYLAWDAILTEKVSLNLDPHQVKQAETQLAAADGVVSARIPETYQWLLVPGQANPQAPVEWQMIRLAGSDPLAVRASKKLGKDGLLNIYGPTVLRLEMDRVPLWRGKNHVPVRQLVEDFARYLYLPRLRGPEVLLEAIRSGLGLLLWHQESFAYADSFDDAASRYRGLRCGQPVLITSTDPGLLVRPEVAVQQQEAEAKTAPVKTGQSEAETGGGPNTGETGTVKGATPTPKGSRAPKRFHGSVGLDQTRVGRDAGRIADEVISHLVGLMGSNVKVTLDIEAEIPNGAPDNVVRTVTENSRTLKFTSQGFEEE